One segment of Phragmites australis chromosome 13, lpPhrAust1.1, whole genome shotgun sequence DNA contains the following:
- the LOC133888966 gene encoding E3 ubiquitin-protein ligase WAV3-like isoform X2 — protein sequence MARCGVCSRGVKSGGSSAVFTAECSHTFHFPCIAAHARSSSAAAVLSCPVCASPWRQAPFLASLRLHCSFHDDTHKHRDGRKTPPPSSGPKLYDDDEPLLAPKAAANGGGFNPIPEADEDDGDEEAEFRGFFPRPRTSGLAVTMAPEAALVSSGRRHGKYVVAIKVKAPGLRSSLVAPKRRAPIDLVTVLDVSQGMMGEKLQMLKRGMRLVVASLGPADRLSIVAFSGAAKRLLPLRRMTRQGQRSARQIVDRLVVCAAAQGQEQAQQSACVGDALRKATKVLEDRRDRNPVATVMLLSDTQQQQQQDSRKQGSDHHVARRPSVAPATRFTHVEIPIGPGETPLVAEEEKASEEPPPVEHAFAKCLGGLVSVVMQEVHLELLFPTGEITAVYSCGPGQQAVSLAGGNGGAAVSVRLGEMYAEEERELLVELRAPLGAQHNHPQSLSVRCSYRDPASQETVHGAEQPLLLPALHSSSRRLHDLFVATRAVVESRRLAELQDLATAIHLLSSARALVLQSPPTQQQQELVGSLDTELSDMRWRRSQQQPLTPTSRSGRRRGDAETTPVGTPRGSGPGGEPLTPTSAWRAAEQLAKVAIMRKSLNRVSDLHGFENARF from the exons ATG GCTCGTTGCGGCGTGTGCTCTCGCGGCGTCAAGAGCGGCGGCAGCTCGGCGGTGTTCACGGCGGAGTGCTCCCACACCTTCCACTTCCCCTGCATCGCCGCCCACgcgcgctcctcctccgccgccgccgtcctatCATGCCCCGTCTGCGCCTCGCCGTGGCGCCAGGCCCCCTTCCTCGCCTCCCTCCGCCTCCACTGCTCCTTCCACGACGACACCCACAAGCACCGCGACGGCCGCAAGACGCCGCCGCCCTCTTCTGGCCCCAAGCTGTACGACGACGACGAACCGCTGCTTGCGCCCAAGGCCGCGGCCAACGGCGGCGGTTTCAAcccgatcccggaggccgacgAGGACGATGGCGACGAGGAGGCAGAGTTCAGGGGCTTTTTCCCGCGCCCGAGGACCTCGGGGCTGGCGGTGACCATGGCGCCGGAGGCCGCGCTGGTGTCGTCCGGGCGGAGGCACGGCAAGTACGTGGTGGCCATCAAGGTCAAGGCACCCGGGCTGCGCTCGTCGTTGGTGGCCCCGAAGAGGCGCGCGCCCATCGACCTGGTGACGGTGCTCGACGTCAGCCAGGGCATGATGGGCGAGAAGCTGCAGATGCTCAAGCGCGGGATGCGCCTCGTCGTCGCCTCGCTCGGTCCCGCCGACCGCCTCTCCATCGTCGCCTTCTCCGGCGCCGCCAAGCGCCTGCTGCCGCTGCGTCGGATGACCAGGCAGGGCCAGCGGTCAGCGCGCCAGATCGTTGACCGCCTGGTGGTCTGCGCCGCGGCGCAGGGGCAGGAGCAGGCCCAGCAGAGCGCCTGCGTCGGCGACGCGCTGCGCAAGGCCACCAAGGTCCTCGAGGATCGGCGCGACCGCAACCCCGTCGCCACGGTCATGCTCCTGTCCGATacacagcaacagcagcagcaagattCGAGAAAGCAGGGCAGTGATCACCACGTTGCCCGCCGGCCGTCCGTGGCTCCGGCCACTCGCTTCACACACGTCGAAATCCCCATCGGGCCAGGCGAGACGCCGCTTGTggccgaggaggagaaggcgtcCGAAGAGCCTCCCCCTGTGGAGCACGCGTTCGCCAAGTGCCTGGGCGGCCTTGTGAGCGTGGTGATGCAGGAGGTGCATCTGGAGCTGCTGTTCCCGACGGGGGAGATCACTGCCGTGTACTCGTGCGGTCCCGGGCAGCAGGCCGTGTCCCTGGCCGGTGGCAACGGCGGCGCGGCGGTGAGCGTCCGGCTGGGCGAGATGTACGCGGAGGAGGAGCGTGAGCTGCTGGTGGAGCTGCGTGCGCCGTTGGGCGCGCAGCACAATCACCCGCAGTCGCTGTCGGTGCGTTGCAGCTACCGCGACCCGGCGTCGCAGGAGACGGTGCACGGCGCGGAGcagccgctgctgctgccggcCCTCCACTCATCATCGCGGCGGCTGCACGACCTGTTCGTGGCGACCCGTGCGGTGGTGGAGTCACGGCGGTTGGCGGAGCTGCAGGACCTGGCGACGGCCATCCACCTGCTGTCGTCGGCGCGGGCGCTGGTGCTGCAGTCGCCGccgacgcagcagcagcaggagctgGTGGGCAGCCTGGACACGGAGCTGAGCGACATGCGGTGGCGGCGCAGCCAGCAGCAGCCACTGACGCCGACGTCAAGGAGCGGCAGGAGGAGGGGGGATGCGGAGACGACGCCCGTGGGTACCCCGCGAGGATCAGGTCCAGGTGGGGAGCCGTTGACGCCGACGTCGGCGTGGCGGGCGGCGGAGCAGCTGGCGAAGGTGGCCATTATGCGCAAGTCCTTGAACCGGGTCAGCGATCTGCACGGCTTCGAGAACGCCCGCTTCTGA
- the LOC133888703 gene encoding uncharacterized protein LOC133888703, which produces MVGNRTWFGGLFNSSGKRRQVSAEKIFELTPLQEQRLQKLKERLNVPYDETRPDHQESLKALWNASFPDTQLTSLVSEQWKDMGWQGVNPSTDFRGCGFVSLENLLFFARTYPASFKRLLLKQQGMRVTWEYPFAVAGVNISYMLIQLLELKSARPKSLPAINFIKVLTEHEEAFDVLYCIAFEMMDAQWLAMRASYMHFKEVLEATRQQLERELSLEDLHRIHDLPAYNLLHK; this is translated from the exons ATGGTTGGAAATAGGACATGGTTTGGAGGGCTTTTTAACAGCTCAGGCAAAAGGCGCCAAGTTAGCGCCGAGAAGATCTTTGAGTTGACCCCTCTTCAG GAACAACGGTTGCAAAAGTTGAAGGAAAGGCTAAATGTACCTTATGATGAAACTCGGCCAGATCATCAG GAATCACTTAAGGCTCTTTGGAATGCTTCCTTTCCTGATACACAGCTCACTAGCTTAGTTTCAGAACAGTGGAAAGACATGGGGTGGCAGGGCGTGAATCCATCGACTGATTTCAG GGGATGTGGATTTGTTTCACTTGAGAACCTTTTGTTTTTCGCAAGAACATATCCG GCTTCTTTCAAGAGGTTGCTGCTGAAGCAACAAGGAATGCGAGTCACATGGGAGTACCCCTTTGCCGTTGCGGGTGTAAACATCTCATACATGTTGATTCAGCTGCTGGAGCTCAAATCAG CACGGCCGAAATCTTTGCCAGCGATTAACTTTATCAAAGTGTTGACAG AACACGAGGAGGCATTTGATGTGCTGTACTGCATAGCTTTCGAGATGATGGATGCTCAATGGCTAGCGATGCGTGCCTCGTACATGCACTTCAAA GAGGTCCTGGAAGCAACAAGGCAGCAGCTGGAGAGGGAGCTCTCCCTGGAGGATCTCCATCGCATCCACGACCTCCCAGCTTACAACCTCTTGCATAAGTAG
- the LOC133888966 gene encoding E3 ubiquitin-protein ligase WAV3-like isoform X1, translated as MGTGWRRALCTSVQRGDNDDATNKKRRPHDASPRAGGFFSAVKSVATGGSNPSTPTLRCRTRPLQQPEEPAPVTPPSAPAPARKHHRLPLLQALSAPSSPRPPSRFALLKASLLPTKARCGVCSRGVKSGGSSAVFTAECSHTFHFPCIAAHARSSSAAAVLSCPVCASPWRQAPFLASLRLHCSFHDDTHKHRDGRKTPPPSSGPKLYDDDEPLLAPKAAANGGGFNPIPEADEDDGDEEAEFRGFFPRPRTSGLAVTMAPEAALVSSGRRHGKYVVAIKVKAPGLRSSLVAPKRRAPIDLVTVLDVSQGMMGEKLQMLKRGMRLVVASLGPADRLSIVAFSGAAKRLLPLRRMTRQGQRSARQIVDRLVVCAAAQGQEQAQQSACVGDALRKATKVLEDRRDRNPVATVMLLSDTQQQQQQDSRKQGSDHHVARRPSVAPATRFTHVEIPIGPGETPLVAEEEKASEEPPPVEHAFAKCLGGLVSVVMQEVHLELLFPTGEITAVYSCGPGQQAVSLAGGNGGAAVSVRLGEMYAEEERELLVELRAPLGAQHNHPQSLSVRCSYRDPASQETVHGAEQPLLLPALHSSSRRLHDLFVATRAVVESRRLAELQDLATAIHLLSSARALVLQSPPTQQQQELVGSLDTELSDMRWRRSQQQPLTPTSRSGRRRGDAETTPVGTPRGSGPGGEPLTPTSAWRAAEQLAKVAIMRKSLNRVSDLHGFENARF; from the exons ATGGGGACGGGGTGGCGGAGGGCGCTGTGCACGTCGGTCCAGCGCGGCGACAACGACGACGCCACGAACAAGAAGCGACGCCCCCACGACGCCAGCCCCCGCGCCGGCGGCTTCTTCTCCGCCGTCAAGAGCGTTGCCACCGGTGGCAGCAACCCATCCACGCCCACCCTCCGGTGCCGCACCAGGCCCCTGCAGCAGCCGGAGGAGCCCGCCCCGGTGACGCCACCCTCCGCGCCGGCGCCAGCCAGGAAGCATCACCGGTTGCCGCTGCTGCAGGCGCTGTCGGCGCCGTCGTCGCCCAGACCCCCCTCCAGATTCGCGCTGCTCAAGGCCTCCCTCCTCCCAACCAAG GCTCGTTGCGGCGTGTGCTCTCGCGGCGTCAAGAGCGGCGGCAGCTCGGCGGTGTTCACGGCGGAGTGCTCCCACACCTTCCACTTCCCCTGCATCGCCGCCCACgcgcgctcctcctccgccgccgccgtcctatCATGCCCCGTCTGCGCCTCGCCGTGGCGCCAGGCCCCCTTCCTCGCCTCCCTCCGCCTCCACTGCTCCTTCCACGACGACACCCACAAGCACCGCGACGGCCGCAAGACGCCGCCGCCCTCTTCTGGCCCCAAGCTGTACGACGACGACGAACCGCTGCTTGCGCCCAAGGCCGCGGCCAACGGCGGCGGTTTCAAcccgatcccggaggccgacgAGGACGATGGCGACGAGGAGGCAGAGTTCAGGGGCTTTTTCCCGCGCCCGAGGACCTCGGGGCTGGCGGTGACCATGGCGCCGGAGGCCGCGCTGGTGTCGTCCGGGCGGAGGCACGGCAAGTACGTGGTGGCCATCAAGGTCAAGGCACCCGGGCTGCGCTCGTCGTTGGTGGCCCCGAAGAGGCGCGCGCCCATCGACCTGGTGACGGTGCTCGACGTCAGCCAGGGCATGATGGGCGAGAAGCTGCAGATGCTCAAGCGCGGGATGCGCCTCGTCGTCGCCTCGCTCGGTCCCGCCGACCGCCTCTCCATCGTCGCCTTCTCCGGCGCCGCCAAGCGCCTGCTGCCGCTGCGTCGGATGACCAGGCAGGGCCAGCGGTCAGCGCGCCAGATCGTTGACCGCCTGGTGGTCTGCGCCGCGGCGCAGGGGCAGGAGCAGGCCCAGCAGAGCGCCTGCGTCGGCGACGCGCTGCGCAAGGCCACCAAGGTCCTCGAGGATCGGCGCGACCGCAACCCCGTCGCCACGGTCATGCTCCTGTCCGATacacagcaacagcagcagcaagattCGAGAAAGCAGGGCAGTGATCACCACGTTGCCCGCCGGCCGTCCGTGGCTCCGGCCACTCGCTTCACACACGTCGAAATCCCCATCGGGCCAGGCGAGACGCCGCTTGTggccgaggaggagaaggcgtcCGAAGAGCCTCCCCCTGTGGAGCACGCGTTCGCCAAGTGCCTGGGCGGCCTTGTGAGCGTGGTGATGCAGGAGGTGCATCTGGAGCTGCTGTTCCCGACGGGGGAGATCACTGCCGTGTACTCGTGCGGTCCCGGGCAGCAGGCCGTGTCCCTGGCCGGTGGCAACGGCGGCGCGGCGGTGAGCGTCCGGCTGGGCGAGATGTACGCGGAGGAGGAGCGTGAGCTGCTGGTGGAGCTGCGTGCGCCGTTGGGCGCGCAGCACAATCACCCGCAGTCGCTGTCGGTGCGTTGCAGCTACCGCGACCCGGCGTCGCAGGAGACGGTGCACGGCGCGGAGcagccgctgctgctgccggcCCTCCACTCATCATCGCGGCGGCTGCACGACCTGTTCGTGGCGACCCGTGCGGTGGTGGAGTCACGGCGGTTGGCGGAGCTGCAGGACCTGGCGACGGCCATCCACCTGCTGTCGTCGGCGCGGGCGCTGGTGCTGCAGTCGCCGccgacgcagcagcagcaggagctgGTGGGCAGCCTGGACACGGAGCTGAGCGACATGCGGTGGCGGCGCAGCCAGCAGCAGCCACTGACGCCGACGTCAAGGAGCGGCAGGAGGAGGGGGGATGCGGAGACGACGCCCGTGGGTACCCCGCGAGGATCAGGTCCAGGTGGGGAGCCGTTGACGCCGACGTCGGCGTGGCGGGCGGCGGAGCAGCTGGCGAAGGTGGCCATTATGCGCAAGTCCTTGAACCGGGTCAGCGATCTGCACGGCTTCGAGAACGCCCGCTTCTGA